Proteins encoded within one genomic window of Calonectris borealis chromosome 1, bCalBor7.hap1.2, whole genome shotgun sequence:
- the CCDC70 gene encoding LOW QUALITY PROTEIN: coiled-coil domain-containing protein 70 (The sequence of the model RefSeq protein was modified relative to this genomic sequence to represent the inferred CDS: substituted 1 base at 1 genomic stop codon) has translation MSCSPYCTSHQQKLIKKLQAEKAFREEIQSFQEKIKNFQEKIKDFREKIKMAVQVFWEEEEPIWEKEAAFQEEEKAIHEEAEAFWGVYRDFWKDYNAFWKKDKDLWKEDQLLWEKDRVLLGKDRVLWAEEAALXADEMALLEEERALWEDEKALQEDEKTLKEYETLIWKEAFGPEREDISRDGTVHRGKA, from the coding sequence ATGTCCTGCTCTCCCTACtgcacctcccaccagcagaagCTCATCAAGAAGCTGCAGGCTGAGAAAGCCTTTCGGGAGGAGATTCAgagttttcaggagaaaataaagaacttTCAGGAGAAGATCAAGGACTTTCGGGAAAAAATCAAGATGGCCGTCCAAGTCTTCTGGGAAGAGGAAGAGCCCATCTGGGAGAAGGAAGCTGCCtttcaggaggaagaaaaggctaTTCATGAGGAAGCAGAAGCCTTTTGGGGGGTGTATCGTGACTTCTGGAAGGACTATAATGCTTTCTGGAAGAAGGATAAGGATCTCTGGAAAGAAGATCAGCTCCTCTGGGAGAAAGACAGGGTCCTTCTGGGCAAGGACAGAGTCCTATGGGCAGAAGAAGCAGCTCTGTAGGCGGATGAAATGGCTCTCCTGGAAGAGGAGAGAGCTCTCTGGGAAGATGAGAAGGCCCTCCAGGAAGATGAAAAAACCCTTAAGGAATATGAAACGTTGATCTGGAAGGAGGCCTTTGGTCCTGAGAGAGAGGATATCTCCAGGGATGGCACTGTCCACAGGGGAAAAGCATAA